In Tenrec ecaudatus isolate mTenEca1 chromosome 5, mTenEca1.hap1, whole genome shotgun sequence, the following are encoded in one genomic region:
- the SDC2 gene encoding syndecan-2, whose product MRRAWLLLTLGLVACVSAESRAELTSDKDMYLDNGSIEESSGVYPIDDDDYASASGSGTGEDIETSEMPTSRTLPKMPFTSAAPKVETTTLDIENKMPAQTASPDEIDKKDVHLSDSERKVDPAEEDTNVYTEKHSDNLFKRKEVLAAVIAGGVIGFLFAIFLILLLVYRMRKKDEGSYDLGERKPSSAAYQKAPTKEFYA is encoded by the exons AGAGCAGAGCTGACGTCTGACAAGGACATGTACCTCGACAACGGCTCCATTGAAGAGTCTTCAGGAGTGTACCCTATTGATGACGACGACTATGCTTCTGCCTCGGGCTCGG GAACCGGTGAGGACATAGAGACTTCAGAGATGCCAACATCTCGAACACTTCCAAAGATGCCGTTCACTAGTGCTGCTCCCAAAGTGGAAACCACAACATTGGACATTGAGAACAAGATGCCTGCCCAGACAGCG TCACCTGACGAAATCGATAAGAAGGACGTTCACCTGTCTGACTCAGAAAGGAAAGTGGACCCCGCTGAAGAAGATACAAATGTGTATACGGAGAAGCACTCAGACAATCTGTTTAAACGAAAAGAAGTCCTGGCAG CTGTGATTGCTGGCGGAGTCATTGGCTTCCTCTTTGCGATTTTCCTCATCCTGCTGTTGGTGTATCGCATGCGCAAGAAGGACGAAGGAAGCTATGATCTCGGGGAGCGCAAGCCATCCAGTGCTGCTTATCAGAAGGCACCTACCAAGGAGTTTTATGCATAA